The following DNA comes from Tachypleus tridentatus isolate NWPU-2018 chromosome 9, ASM421037v1, whole genome shotgun sequence.
TCCTGGTCTAACAATAGGATTATAAGTTGTTTTCAGTACTAACCATTTAATTTGAGATTTATTAATTTGATCAAATTATGTATTGAGTGACAGCAATTATTGTCAAACGTACCCGTGATCTAATtcatgttacacatttatttataaaacaaacacaaatcacACATGTGTGTCATGTTTTCAGAAGACTAGTTCTTTAGATCAtatgttatttgttaatttagtttataTTGAAAATCTGTGTTTATTGTAGACTTCAGATTGTGAAGTAAAATGGGTAACAATAATTGCATAATTTAAATTCGTTTTTAATGCttaatattcataaattaataatttgttttttgtaaaggaGTTTTTTGAGACTTCTCAGGAATTTTTCAAGCTAGAAAAAGTAGAGATAGGTGGTGTTCGTGGCCGTATTTATGGTGTTCAGGTGACAAATATTTATCAGGAATTTTTTGAACTTTATGGATCATTTGCTAGCAAAACTTACAATGCCCTGGATCCAGCTTCTGAGGTGAGCATCACTGATATTCAGTTGATTTGTGTTTTCTGTGATAAGAATAAATGGTGATCTAGTTGTTTAAATCTGTATGAAcataaattgtgttatatttctattattacaCCAATTTGAGAAGATTTGTCATGTTACACGTCCTACAAAATATCTCTTTTTACAAAGAACTACAGTATTTTTTATCCCTAAAGTACgttctgtgtgttttatttttgatatgaTAAAAGATGTAGGCAGGATATAAAATAatcagtatttgttttgttttaaatatctcaGGAATTTGTTCAACATTACAAGGACTTCAAAGAGAAGATCCATGACTTGGATCAGAGACTTGGTGCAATAGTTTGTCTCAGTTTTGAAGACTGTACCAGTATTGAAGCAATTTTCAAAGTACTAACTTGTAATTTTCAtaagtttgtatttttgaaaataatgataaacagaATTATGAATAGTCATTAAATTGTATGTGTTTGATCAAAGTTATAAACAGATAACtgtctttcttattttaattttcagttaagTATGGATTGTGTTATGCATTATTATCATAAGATCTAAGTTAGTTGTTGTTGAACTACAGTAGGTGAAACTGTATGTCTTTTATATTATGTTTCAGTGTCCCATTTAGAcctttaatgaaatgttttcatCTCATAAATataaggtgtatatatatatatattataaatataaggtatatatatatatatatatatatatatatataatataaggtaaatatatatatattataaatataaggtatatatatatatatataaaatataaggtAATTTGTATGTAATTTTATCATAGTTATAGCTTTTAAACATGTTAGAGTTTCATAGTAATCTGGagatttcatataaatatatatcagtagtaAGTTAGTAGCATCGTGAACAACAACAACTGATTAAACATATATCACCAGTAAGTTAGTGATATCATGAACAATGGTTGATTACTCTGTTTATTTGGTATTAAtggtattttttgtatttctctttctcactaacaaatgttaacatattttcttttctggTACTTGAAATTGCTGAACaaaacaacaatagttgtttCAAACAGTAGTTTTAAGTAGGGtgtagtagtaataataaaagcAAAAGAGATACAACTTAATGTTTGGTACTGATAACATATTGTATTTTGTCAGTAAACTGGGCTAAAAGGAAAACAGTAATTCAGCActttttcttattacaaattGTTTTGGCATCTACAGTAGTTTCTGATGAACTTACATTTTGTCTTGTATTCCATTGATTGTGTTCCAGCTTCTGCAGATGTTTGGATCTTTGTTAGAGAggcctgttataaaacaagatTTTGCACCATATCATTCACGAATTGTTCAGTTATTGGAAGAAGAAGTGGACATGGTGAAGAAGATATATGATCAACAGTTAGAGAATATATCGTTAAATGGCAAAGCAAGTGTACACAAAAATATGCCACCAGTTGCTGGCACCATAAGATGGATTCGTGAACTTGGTTGTCGTATTTCAAGTTTGATTTTCGAGTTCAAGCAGTTTGAAAACATGTGAgtgtcattttgttttatttgtgtgtttaaaaCAGTTTGGTATGATTTAAACCTCTGTAGATTGGCAGATGACTTACTTTATTTGATgcattaaacatttgaaaataaactcTAATGTTATCTCattaattttcaagaaatgttGTGTTATACTGCATACTTGGTTGAATTAGAACTTCACCAAATGAAATATACAACCAGGAGTTTCTGAAACAttcttttctttgtatttttattatgatgtttaacatttataaactgaCTAGAAGTAAACATAATGTGAAACATATTCAGTAGTTGTTTTTAGAATGTTATATAGTAGATGTACATTGTTCTGTACTGTCACAATATTAGCATACATTAGTTGTTGACAAGTACACAGAAGCCTAAACTGTGAATATTTCAAGGTTTGTACTTTAAATTTGTGAAGATGGACTAAAGAATCAAATAGAAGTAACTAAACTTTGTATCTCAGGTGCTCTATTTACCCTATTACAGTATATTAATCATACCAattgtgtttgaaaaataatttcagtataaaGCAAGATGAACACATAGAATACCTCTTTAAGAAGTTTAATGAGATGTCGGATTTGTTAACCAAGtaagttttgtatttacttttgtgtACAAAAGTATCAAATTTTCTAAGTTAACTGAATAATAGACATTTATGGttatatttaatctttttttacaGTACTTATACATAGATATTAgttgtttataatgttcaatTGTGCTACCTGACATTTTAAAAGTAAGTTACCAATGGTCTATGtgtttgtatttgattttttgttttcctAGTTTGACTGCTTTTCAACTTTAGATAAAGGACAGTTattgttagtaaatataaaagtatgaaTGATGAAACTTACAAGTAGTTAGTGTAAGACTTGAAGTAAGTACACTTATTTAGCTCCATGTTATATGAATTATTTGAAGAAAACGATCTTATAACTGTACCTTACTAGATGTATTGTATTGAAAATCAGAAACTGTCTTTTGAACTAGAGACTAGTTGGTCAAACATTTCATATACTTCTATTGAAAGACAGAATTATTTATGTatagaaaatgatttaaaatgacgataaatacaattattatacatACTGCTTTTTATTAAAGACTCATACCTGTAGgaatttatataactatttactcaatgatgtaaaaaaacaacatgtaaGTTCAAGAAGTCCAGGTATTCAATTATTAAAATCTTATAACCAGAGTGCTTTGGAAAGGTGGTAGTTCTGTGTGTGTACCTAACACCGTGAACCAAAGCTTATTTGAAATAAGAGttaaaatatgtgtgttttcCTAACACTATGAACCAAAGCTTATTTGAAATAAGAGTTAAAATCTGTGTGTTTTCCTAACACCGTGAACCAAAGCTTATTTGAAAAGAGTTAAAATCTGTGTGTTTTCTAGTACCATGAACCAAAGCTTATTTGAAATAAGAGttaaaatatgtgtgttttcCTAACACCATGAAccaaagtttatttgaaataagagTTAAAATCTGTGTGTTTTCCTAACACCGTGAACCAAAGCTTATTTGAAATAAGAGTTAAAATCTGTGTGTTTTCCTAACACCGTGAAccaaagtttatttgaaataagagTTAAAATCTGTGTGTTTTCCTAACACCATGAACCAAAGCTTATTTGAAATAAGAGTTAAAATCTGTGTGTTTTTCTAGTACCATGAACCAAAGCTTATTTGAAATAAGAGttaaaatatgtgtgttttcCTAACACCATGAACCAAAGCTTATTTGAAATAAGAGTTAAAATCTGTGTGTTTTCCTAACACCGTGAACCAAAGCTTATTTGAAATAAgagttaaaatatgtgttttccTAACACTATGAACCAAAGCTTATTTGAAATAAGAGTTAAAATCTGTGTGTTTTCTAACACCGTGAACCAAAGCTTATTTGAAATAAGAGTTAAAATCTGTGTGTTTTTCTAGTACCATGAACCAAAGCTTATTTGAAATAAGAGttaaaatatgtgtgttttcCTAACACCATGAACCAAAGCTTATTTGAAATAAGAGttaaaatatgtgtgttttcCTAACACTATGAACCAAAGCTTATTTGAAATAAGAGTTAAAATCTGTGTGTTTTCCTAACACCGTGAACCAAAGCTTATTTGAAATAAGAGTTAAAATCTGTGTGTTTTTCTAGTACCATGAACCAAAGCTTATTTGAAATAAGAGTTAAAATCTGTGTGTTTTCCTAACACCATGAACCAAAGCTTATTTGAAATAAGAGTTAAAATCTGTGTGTTTTCCTAACACCATGAACCAAAGCTTATTTGAAATAAGAGTTAAAATCTGTGTGTTTTCCTAACACCATGAACCAAAGCTTATTTGAACACTTGttactgaattaattttttttacattaaaacatgTCACTGAAAATACTTactgtgtttaattgttttttacatGAAAGTTTTTTGCTAGAAATGAtcattgtttagtttaatatttttactcattataactAACCTTTATGTGTAAGTGTTTTAAGAATAAAGATTGTTAGTTGTGTAACCAAATCTAGTAATAAGTCAAATAACAGACTGAGATCTTTACCAAAGCTCACATTTTGAGTGACAGAGgagataatttagttttattgtttttaatcaagCTATGTGTGAATCTACAGTGTCAGttatatcatttgtttatgtGTAAATCTTGTAAGGACAGagtgttgtgtgtatatatatatatgtatataacatgaTATTACTTTGAATTATATTCCTCTAATTGAAGTTATGAGAAAAACATCTACAGAGAGTGGGCTGAAAATGTTGGCAAAGTTACAGAGGCTAAGCTTCAGTATCCTCTTATCACACGAGACTCCGAGACCATGCAAATTTATGTTAACTTTGATCCTCAGGTCAGTGTTGTTTAAATGAATTGCTAAAATGCTTTGATTAGCTGAGATATGAAGAACCAACAATATGTTTTGAAGCAATAACAGTTTTTGAAGGTTCTCAGTATAGCATTTGTTTTCCtgttctttaattattttagtaataaaatataaaaacttgaataaacaATGATCACCAgataatttacttaaatatatgttttaacttaataaattttaatggaGGCTGATACTACTAGTGGTGCCACATAGTGGTAATATCTTCCAGTGAGTTACTCTAAGACCATGGTAAGTATCTATTGAAAATACAatttcagtataggaaactttTAACTCACCTGTTTCTTATAATTATTGAAggtttctttataaattgttccTTTTGATTATGTATATCTTAATAATCACGCCGTATATTTTTTTAGGAAAGGCTTTGATATATTCCTTCACCTTTAATTTTaccattacattattaaattattaagaatTCACCATGAatcaattatatatatgtaaatttatagCTCATGCTGCCA
Coding sequences within:
- the LOC143226955 gene encoding dynein beta chain, ciliary-like, with translation MSQYLTNVKVSSWAFLDRRIFERFNLFVARLNVIKEFFETSQEFFKLEKVEIGGVRGRIYGVQVTNIYQEFFELYGSFASKTYNALDPASEEFVQHYKDFKEKIHDLDQRLGAIVCLSFEDCTSIEAIFKLLQMFGSLLERPVIKQDFAPYHSRIVQLLEEEVDMVKKIYDQQLENISLNGKASVHKNMPPVAGTIRWIRELGCRISSLIFEFKQFENIIKQDEHIEYLFKKFNEMSDLLTNYEKNIYREWAENVGKVTEAKLQYPLITRDSETMQIYVNFDPQVSVV